One Pseudonocardia abyssalis DNA segment encodes these proteins:
- a CDS encoding maleylpyruvate isomerase family mycothiol-dependent enzyme, giving the protein MEAITQALREQHDELDGVLAGLDDAGWARPVPDCPGWSVADVVLHLAQTDELVVSSIDAGFSAATEKMLPDAIGETVDHTVDRLVEHERGAPGPDLHARWRTASSGLRNLLAESDARRPMPWVVRDLPARTMATTRLSECWIHTHDVAGAVGVALVPGDRLRHIARLAVRTVPYAFTRAGLDAPVGPVAAHLTAPDGDTWRIGDDGATTVITGPAVDFCLIAARRLDPAASAVTATGPDADDVLRLVRTYA; this is encoded by the coding sequence GTGGAGGCGATCACGCAGGCGCTGCGGGAGCAGCACGACGAGCTCGACGGGGTCCTGGCCGGACTGGACGACGCCGGATGGGCGCGGCCCGTCCCCGACTGTCCCGGCTGGTCGGTCGCCGACGTCGTCCTGCACCTCGCGCAGACCGACGAGCTCGTCGTGTCCTCGATCGACGCGGGCTTCTCCGCCGCGACGGAGAAGATGCTCCCGGACGCGATCGGGGAGACCGTCGACCACACCGTGGACCGCCTGGTCGAGCACGAGCGCGGCGCCCCCGGCCCGGACCTGCACGCCCGCTGGCGGACCGCGTCGTCCGGGCTGCGGAACCTGCTCGCGGAGTCCGACGCCCGCCGTCCGATGCCGTGGGTCGTCCGCGACCTCCCGGCACGCACGATGGCGACCACCCGTCTGTCGGAGTGCTGGATCCACACCCACGACGTCGCGGGCGCGGTCGGCGTCGCGCTCGTCCCGGGTGACCGGCTGCGCCACATCGCCCGTCTCGCCGTCCGGACCGTCCCCTACGCCTTCACCCGCGCCGGCCTCGACGCCCCGGTGGGCCCGGTCGCCGCCCACCTCACCGCCCCCGACGGCGACACGTGGCGGATCGGCGACGACGGCGCGACGACGGTGATCACCGGCCCGGCGGTCGACTTCTGCCTGATCGCGGCCCGCCGCCTGGACCCCGCCGCCTCCGCGGTGACCGCCACCGGTCCCGACGCGGACGACGTGCTCCGCCTCGTCCGCACGTACGCCTGA
- a CDS encoding superoxide dismutase family protein, giving the protein MRTPRLVGLGLIGAFALTGCGSAIAPVAMPTPTTDRNVQVSTTFSTDGGTGITYDPALVPVGSRGAVSAGTGDAGTTVTLAVRGLEPDRDYGAHAHTEPCGPTGDLAGPHHQHEVDPVQPSVDPVYANAENEIWLDLTTDASGAATSTASVPWTFGPDRRAQSVIIHAMPTATGPGEAGTAGARVACISVEF; this is encoded by the coding sequence ATGCGCACCCCCCGACTCGTCGGCCTGGGCCTGATCGGCGCGTTCGCGCTGACGGGTTGCGGCTCCGCCATCGCCCCGGTCGCGATGCCGACCCCCACGACCGACCGCAACGTGCAGGTCAGCACCACGTTCAGCACCGACGGCGGCACCGGGATCACCTACGACCCCGCGCTCGTCCCCGTCGGCTCGCGTGGCGCCGTCAGCGCCGGCACCGGCGACGCCGGCACGACCGTCACGCTCGCCGTCCGCGGCCTGGAGCCGGACCGCGACTACGGCGCCCACGCGCACACCGAGCCGTGCGGCCCGACCGGCGACCTCGCCGGACCGCACCACCAGCACGAGGTCGACCCGGTGCAGCCCAGCGTCGACCCGGTCTACGCCAACGCGGAGAACGAGATCTGGCTCGACCTCACCACCGACGCGTCGGGCGCGGCCACCTCGACGGCCTCGGTGCCGTGGACCTTCGGCCCCGACCGGCGCGCGCAGTCCGTGATCATCCACGCCATGCCGACGGCCACCGGCCCCGGTGAGGCGGGCACCGCGGGGGCCCGGGTGGCCTGCATCTCCGTGGAGTTCTGA
- the dusB gene encoding tRNA dihydrouridine synthase DusB, which produces MTASTRYRPLRIGPFVSETPVVLAPMAGITNAGFRRLCREQGAGFYVCEMITSRGLVEKNPLTRRMIAFSDDESPRSMQLYGVDPVAMGRAVRIVAEEGLADHVDMNFGCPVPKVTRKGGGAALPYKRRLFESIVKAAVDNAGSIPVTVKMRIGIDDGRHTYLDAAQRAVDSGVAAVALHARTAAQRYSGTADWSAIARLRDAVPAEIPVLGNGDIFSAADALEMVDRTGCDGVVVGRGCLGRPWLFGDLEAAFAGRPLPEPPTLRQVAATMHRHAELLEEHMRTDADPTKGIRDMRKHVAWYLKGFPVGPEVRRRLGLINSVDELDELVSELDLDQRFPPEADGPRGRQGSPGRVVLPEHWLDDPDDLTVPLGAEMENSGG; this is translated from the coding sequence GTGACCGCCTCGACCCGCTACCGCCCGCTGCGCATCGGACCCTTCGTGTCCGAGACCCCGGTCGTGCTCGCGCCGATGGCCGGCATCACCAACGCCGGTTTCCGGCGCCTGTGCCGCGAGCAGGGTGCCGGGTTCTACGTGTGCGAGATGATCACCTCGCGCGGGCTGGTGGAGAAGAACCCGCTGACCCGTCGCATGATCGCGTTCTCCGACGACGAGTCGCCGCGCTCGATGCAGCTCTACGGCGTCGACCCCGTGGCGATGGGGCGCGCGGTGCGGATCGTCGCCGAGGAGGGGCTCGCCGACCACGTCGACATGAACTTCGGCTGCCCGGTCCCGAAGGTCACCCGCAAGGGCGGCGGTGCGGCGCTGCCGTACAAGCGGCGGCTGTTCGAGTCGATCGTGAAGGCCGCCGTCGACAACGCGGGATCGATCCCCGTGACGGTCAAGATGCGCATCGGCATCGACGACGGGCGCCACACCTACCTCGACGCCGCGCAGCGCGCAGTGGATTCCGGGGTCGCCGCGGTCGCCCTGCACGCCCGGACCGCGGCGCAGCGCTACTCCGGCACGGCCGACTGGTCGGCGATCGCGCGGTTGCGCGACGCCGTGCCCGCCGAGATCCCTGTGCTCGGCAACGGCGACATCTTCAGCGCGGCGGACGCGCTGGAGATGGTCGACCGCACCGGCTGCGACGGCGTCGTCGTCGGGCGCGGCTGCCTGGGCCGCCCCTGGCTGTTCGGCGACCTGGAGGCCGCGTTCGCCGGACGCCCGCTGCCCGAGCCGCCGACGCTGCGCCAGGTCGCGGCCACCATGCACCGGCACGCGGAGCTCCTCGAGGAGCACATGCGCACCGACGCGGACCCGACGAAGGGCATCCGCGACATGCGCAAGCACGTCGCCTGGTACCTCAAGGGCTTCCCGGTGGGGCCGGAGGTCCGACGCCGCCTGGGCCTGATCAACAGTGTCGACGAGCTCGACGAGCTGGTCTCCGAGCTCGACCTCGACCAGCGCTTCCCCCCGGAGGCCGACGGACCGCGCGGCCGTCAGGGCTCCCCCGGACGGGTCGTGCTGCCGGAGCACTGGCTCGACGACCCCGATGACCTGACGGTCCCGCTCGGCGCCGAGATGGAGAACTCCGGGGGTTAG
- a CDS encoding dihydrofolate reductase family protein, which translates to MAAGGSPARSHDAGLIDQYRLLVFPVVLGGGKRLFGEGSATSGFTLVDSEVTAPGVSYQVLRPAAFGTGTVVLEDGREVMEID; encoded by the coding sequence ATGGCAGCGGGCGGCTCGCCCGCACGTTCGCACGACGCCGGGCTGATCGACCAGTACCGGCTGCTGGTGTTCCCGGTCGTCCTCGGCGGCGGCAAGCGCCTGTTCGGGGAGGGCTCCGCCACGTCCGGGTTCACGCTGGTCGACAGCGAGGTCACCGCCCCGGGCGTGAGCTACCAGGTCCTGCGCCCGGCTGCGTTCGGGACCGGGACCGTCGTCCTCGAGGACGGCCGCGAGGTGATGGAGATCGACTAA
- a CDS encoding GGDEF domain-containing protein, producing the protein MVGITTGTPPRAVARHTAAAEDLAAEGRWEEAYEHLRAAMRALGGRPAPTDELDTLRREHAEAREQSRRDSLTDSYNRRYLDERLLALLDAPVRSGALGLSVAIVDADHFKQINDTYGHQFGDRVLQRLVTLLDSDLPDGGFCARYGGEEFALVLPDHDLRAAVRVCEAARDRIDRHPWAELDPGLRVTVSAGVAHSDSHPPEVEEVVGAADVLLYAAKSAGRNAVAFRDLRTGLVRLAGPAARRRSVPQPERTTG; encoded by the coding sequence ATGGTGGGAATCACGACGGGAACGCCGCCCCGGGCGGTCGCCCGGCACACGGCTGCGGCGGAGGACCTCGCCGCGGAAGGTCGCTGGGAGGAGGCGTACGAGCACCTGCGCGCCGCGATGCGCGCGCTCGGCGGGCGCCCGGCCCCGACCGACGAACTGGACACACTCCGCCGCGAACACGCCGAGGCACGCGAGCAGAGCCGCCGTGACAGCCTCACCGACAGCTACAACCGCCGCTACCTCGACGAGCGACTGCTCGCCCTGCTCGACGCCCCCGTCCGCAGCGGCGCGCTGGGACTGTCCGTCGCGATCGTCGACGCCGACCACTTCAAGCAGATCAACGACACCTACGGTCACCAGTTCGGCGACCGGGTGCTGCAGCGGCTGGTCACGCTGCTCGACTCCGATCTCCCCGACGGCGGCTTCTGTGCCCGCTACGGCGGCGAGGAGTTCGCGCTCGTCCTCCCCGACCACGACCTCCGCGCCGCGGTCCGGGTCTGCGAGGCGGCCCGCGACCGCATCGACCGCCACCCGTGGGCCGAGCTGGACCCCGGTCTGCGCGTCACCGTCAGTGCCGGGGTCGCGCACTCCGACAGCCACCCGCCGGAGGTCGAGGAGGTCGTCGGCGCCGCGGACGTGCTGCTCTACGCGGCCAAGAGCGCCGGTCGCAACGCCGTCGCCTTCCGGGACCTGCGCACGGGGCTCGTCCGGCTCGCCGGCCCCGCCGCCCGTCGCCGCTCCGTCCCGCAGCCGGAGCGCACGACCGGCTGA
- a CDS encoding LCP family protein: MEDGHDRASRDPRPDDVLARHGLVDGGDDPAPGGRAARRRAEDGHTDVVPPVVAAPVSPAGRRSPTPPSYTVSPSYTVPPSHTVPSGPGPAGRRGPGSDPAFRPAGSAGPVRGAPPSGRPGPPPAPPQGSFRGGPPGPVPPRDARRPQPPGGRHPGAPGRHPGGPGIHPGGPGTHPGGPGTQAGGPGSLPGLDRPLPGARRPGPPPGSPQPPPTGRPEGDRPVPPASGPGRPDLAPSGRRRAATDDDTAGDRTARRSDTPDPDDSSAAGRRRRRATASATNAVERAEAAAGEAEEVRRIDETLTRLTAAHAGVTLAETDADAPAPTPGKVRARPGIGRLLLAALALAVFAVTAFQYVGKARLDAAVTRVTALDPDSGAIVDADAQAGAENVLILGTEPVDPAGGPSTDTVLLAHVPAGGGDVVGLSVPNDLEVNRPPCRRWDPAARDYLDETVPALARTPLRTAFEVGGPQCVTRVVQQLTGLSVTRFVGLDLDGIGDLVDAVGGVDVCVEQPVVDGLLGAVVPRAGTTTLDGLAARDFVAARTVEGDPVGGRGVLERQQRLVAAVLEKTLSREVLLDPARIGSLGPALGGALSADDADLDRILATARSVRSFAAEGVAFTTVPTATETSGQGNALLRDADAAALFTALREDTPLPDQTVLAAGAGPAPADVTVDVLNASDRQGLAAEIGGTLGTLGFRVDEVGNAPATAPDTVIRFSPDRAAAAELLASTVPSSTTVPDPAASGVLQLVLGNSFDGVVRAPSAESAAAPAGPPATCA; encoded by the coding sequence ATGGAGGACGGTCACGACCGTGCCTCGCGCGATCCCCGGCCCGACGACGTGCTCGCCCGTCACGGCCTGGTCGACGGCGGTGACGATCCCGCCCCCGGTGGCCGCGCCGCTCGCCGCCGGGCCGAGGACGGCCACACCGACGTCGTCCCGCCGGTCGTCGCGGCCCCGGTGTCACCGGCCGGACGCCGCTCCCCGACCCCTCCGTCGTACACCGTCTCTCCGTCGTACACCGTCCCTCCGTCGCACACCGTCCCGTCCGGTCCGGGCCCGGCCGGGCGCCGAGGCCCCGGGTCCGATCCCGCGTTCCGGCCCGCCGGTTCCGCGGGGCCCGTGCGCGGCGCTCCGCCGTCCGGCCGACCGGGTCCGCCCCCCGCTCCGCCGCAGGGGTCGTTCCGCGGCGGCCCGCCCGGACCCGTGCCTCCCCGCGACGCCCGACGTCCGCAGCCTCCCGGCGGCCGACACCCCGGCGCACCCGGTCGCCATCCCGGCGGCCCCGGTATCCATCCCGGCGGCCCCGGCACCCATCCCGGCGGGCCCGGTACCCAAGCCGGCGGCCCCGGGTCCCTTCCGGGCCTCGACCGGCCCCTGCCCGGTGCCCGCCGTCCCGGCCCGCCGCCCGGTTCCCCACAGCCCCCACCGACCGGCCGACCGGAGGGCGACCGGCCGGTCCCTCCCGCGTCCGGTCCCGGGCGACCCGACCTCGCTCCGTCCGGCCGACGCCGGGCCGCGACCGACGACGACACCGCGGGCGACCGCACCGCGCGCAGGTCCGACACACCGGACCCCGACGACTCCTCCGCGGCCGGCCGCCGTCGCCGCCGCGCGACCGCGAGCGCCACGAACGCCGTCGAGCGCGCCGAGGCCGCCGCGGGTGAGGCCGAGGAGGTCCGGCGGATCGACGAGACCCTCACACGCCTCACCGCCGCCCACGCCGGGGTCACGCTCGCCGAGACCGACGCGGACGCCCCCGCCCCGACCCCCGGGAAGGTGCGTGCGCGACCCGGCATCGGACGGCTCCTGCTGGCGGCGCTCGCGCTCGCGGTGTTCGCGGTGACCGCGTTCCAGTACGTCGGGAAGGCCCGCCTCGACGCGGCCGTGACCCGCGTGACGGCGCTGGACCCCGATTCCGGCGCCATCGTCGACGCGGACGCGCAGGCCGGGGCGGAGAACGTGCTGATCCTCGGCACCGAGCCCGTGGACCCGGCGGGCGGCCCGTCCACCGACACCGTGCTGCTCGCGCACGTCCCGGCGGGCGGCGGCGACGTCGTGGGGCTGTCCGTACCGAACGACCTGGAGGTCAACCGGCCGCCGTGCCGCCGGTGGGACCCGGCCGCCCGCGACTACCTCGACGAGACCGTCCCGGCGCTGGCCCGCACGCCCCTGCGGACGGCGTTCGAGGTCGGCGGACCGCAGTGCGTCACCCGGGTCGTCCAGCAGCTCACCGGGCTGTCGGTCACGCGCTTCGTCGGGTTGGACCTCGACGGCATCGGCGACCTCGTCGACGCCGTCGGCGGGGTCGACGTGTGCGTGGAGCAGCCCGTCGTCGACGGACTGCTGGGGGCGGTGGTGCCGCGCGCCGGGACCACGACGCTCGACGGGTTGGCGGCCCGCGACTTCGTCGCCGCGCGCACCGTCGAGGGCGACCCGGTGGGCGGGCGCGGGGTGTTGGAGCGCCAGCAGCGGCTGGTGGCGGCGGTGCTGGAGAAGACGCTGTCCCGCGAGGTGCTGCTCGACCCGGCGCGGATCGGGTCGCTGGGGCCCGCGCTCGGCGGAGCGCTGAGCGCCGACGACGCCGACCTCGACCGGATCCTCGCCACGGCCCGCTCCGTGCGCAGCTTCGCCGCGGAGGGCGTCGCCTTCACCACCGTCCCGACGGCGACCGAGACCAGCGGCCAGGGCAACGCACTCCTGCGCGACGCCGACGCCGCCGCCCTGTTCACCGCGCTGCGCGAGGACACGCCGCTGCCGGACCAGACCGTGCTCGCCGCGGGGGCGGGTCCCGCACCCGCCGACGTCACCGTCGACGTGCTCAACGCCTCCGACCGGCAGGGGCTCGCCGCGGAGATCGGCGGCACGCTGGGCACGCTCGGCTTCCGGGTCGACGAGGTCGGCAACGCCCCCGCGACCGCGCCCGACACCGTCATCCGCTTCTCCCCCGACCGCGCGGCCGCCGCCGAACTGCTCGCAAGCACCGTCCCCTCCTCCACGACGGTCCCCGATCCCGCCGCGAGCGGGGTGCTCCAGCTGGTGCTGGGCAACTCCTTCGACGGCGTGGTGCGCGCCCCGTCCGCCGAGTCCGCGGCCGCCCCGGCCGGACCGCCCGCGACCTGCGCCTGA
- the phoU gene encoding phosphate signaling complex protein PhoU, with protein sequence MRDAYQEQLDNLADELAGMCDQVADAMAKATASLLESDLQLAEEVITSDIRIDELRANAEEKAFALLALQAPVATDLRTVVSAIHGAGDIERMGDLALHVAQAARRRHPQPVLPAEIGPYFAEMGRVGVQLAHKAGEVIRTRDLGRAEELERDDDAMDDLHRHMFTVLMDPAWTHGVGPAVDITLLARFYERYADHAVAVARRIVYVVTGRMPGPLAV encoded by the coding sequence ATGCGCGACGCCTACCAGGAACAACTCGACAACCTGGCCGACGAGCTCGCCGGCATGTGCGACCAGGTCGCCGACGCCATGGCGAAGGCGACGGCGTCCCTGCTGGAGAGCGACCTCCAGCTCGCCGAGGAGGTCATCACCTCCGACATCCGCATCGACGAGCTCCGCGCCAACGCCGAGGAGAAGGCCTTCGCCCTCCTCGCGCTGCAGGCCCCGGTCGCCACGGACCTGCGCACCGTCGTGTCGGCCATCCACGGTGCGGGCGACATCGAGCGCATGGGCGACCTGGCCCTGCACGTGGCCCAGGCCGCGCGCCGCCGGCACCCGCAGCCCGTGCTGCCCGCCGAGATCGGCCCGTACTTCGCCGAGATGGGGCGTGTCGGTGTGCAGCTCGCGCACAAGGCGGGCGAGGTCATCCGCACGCGCGACCTCGGCCGGGCCGAGGAGCTCGAGCGCGACGACGACGCGATGGACGACCTGCACCGGCACATGTTCACCGTGCTGATGGACCCGGCGTGGACCCACGGCGTCGGACCGGCCGTCGACATCACGCTGCTCGCCCGGTTCTACGAGCGCTACGCCGACCACGCCGTCGCGGTGGCCCGGCGCATCGTCTACGTCGTCACCGGCCGCATGCCCGGCCCGCTCGCCGTCTGA
- the phoU gene encoding phosphate signaling complex protein PhoU, with the protein MVPAPLSQQLGDLAELLGHMCMHAAGSLQNATAALLECRERLAAQVIAREQELGVLRAQTEELARDALLFHQPVAGDLRAVVSTIRSAGDIDRMNRLALHVAEAVQRRHPAPTLPPEVRDDFAEMGRLAVALAVKAADVVRSRNVVRAVELDRDDDAMDVLHLRMFEVLMDPDWPHGVAAAVDITLLARYYERFADHAVAVARETVYVVTGQEPDAVPI; encoded by the coding sequence GTGGTCCCCGCACCCCTGTCCCAGCAGCTCGGCGACCTCGCCGAGCTGCTCGGCCACATGTGCATGCACGCCGCGGGGTCCCTGCAGAACGCCACCGCGGCCCTGCTGGAGTGCCGCGAGCGGCTCGCCGCCCAGGTGATCGCGCGGGAGCAGGAGCTCGGGGTGCTGCGCGCGCAGACCGAGGAGCTCGCCCGCGACGCCCTGCTGTTCCACCAGCCGGTCGCAGGTGACCTGCGCGCCGTCGTCTCGACGATCCGCTCCGCGGGCGACATCGACCGGATGAACCGCCTCGCCCTGCACGTCGCCGAGGCCGTGCAGCGGCGCCATCCCGCGCCGACGCTGCCGCCCGAGGTGCGCGACGACTTCGCGGAGATGGGCCGGCTCGCCGTCGCCCTAGCGGTGAAGGCGGCCGACGTGGTGCGGTCGCGCAACGTCGTGCGGGCCGTCGAGCTCGACCGCGACGACGACGCGATGGACGTCCTGCACCTGCGCATGTTCGAGGTGCTGATGGACCCGGACTGGCCGCACGGCGTGGCCGCCGCGGTCGACATCACCCTGCTGGCGCGCTACTACGAGCGTTTCGCCGACCACGCGGTGGCCGTCGCCCGCGAGACGGTCTACGTCGTCACCGGCCAGGAACCGGACGCCGTCCCGATCTGA
- the pstB gene encoding phosphate ABC transporter ATP-binding protein PstB, with translation MGKSIDAKNLNIYYGSFLAVEGVNMAIRPKTVTALIGPSGCGKSTFLRSINRMHEVIPGARVEGRLELDGKDLYGPGIDPVGVRRQIGMVFQRPNPFPTMSIYDNVIAGQRLNNRKMRKEATDTLVEQSLRGANLWNEVKDRLEKPGSGLSGGQQQRLCIARAIAVQPDVLLMDEPCSALDPISTLAIEDLINELKQDYTIVIVTHNMQQAARVSDFTGFFNIEGTGKPGHLVEMNETKTIFSQPTQKATEDYVSGRFG, from the coding sequence GTGGGCAAGTCGATCGACGCCAAGAACCTGAACATCTACTACGGGTCCTTCCTCGCGGTCGAGGGCGTGAACATGGCCATCCGGCCGAAGACCGTCACCGCGCTGATCGGCCCGTCGGGCTGCGGGAAGTCGACGTTCCTGCGCTCGATCAACCGCATGCACGAGGTCATCCCCGGCGCGCGCGTCGAGGGCCGGCTCGAGCTCGACGGCAAGGACCTCTACGGCCCCGGTATCGACCCGGTCGGCGTGCGCCGCCAGATCGGCATGGTGTTCCAGCGCCCCAACCCGTTCCCGACGATGTCGATCTACGACAACGTCATCGCGGGCCAGCGGCTGAACAACAGGAAGATGCGCAAGGAGGCCACCGACACGCTGGTGGAGCAGTCCCTGCGCGGCGCGAACCTGTGGAACGAGGTCAAGGACCGCCTCGAGAAGCCCGGCTCCGGGCTCTCCGGCGGGCAGCAGCAGCGCCTGTGCATCGCCCGGGCGATCGCCGTGCAGCCCGACGTCCTGCTGATGGACGAGCCGTGCTCAGCGCTCGACCCCATCTCGACGCTGGCGATCGAGGACCTGATCAACGAGCTCAAGCAGGACTACACGATCGTCATCGTCACCCACAACATGCAGCAGGCCGCCCGGGTCAGCGACTTCACCGGGTTCTTCAACATCGAGGGCACCGGCAAGCCCGGCCACCTGGTGGAGATGAACGAGACCAAGACGATCTTCTCGCAGCCCACGCAGAAGGCCACCGAGGACTACGTGTCCGGCCGCTTCGGCTGA
- the pstA gene encoding phosphate ABC transporter permease PstA codes for MTIDTEKRDPVVVEPAVLEVQGQLPRFAVPGGVVAAAVVVGVLLALTGFNTALWVVGTAVLFAVGLYAASRAVEGRRKATDRLVTVVVTAAFLLALLPLISVLWTVISNGLTRFDAEFFTSSMRGVVGEGGGVYHAILGTLIITALAAVISIPIGLLTAVYLVEYGKNSRLARSITFFVDVMTGIPSIVAGLFAVALFTLVLGPGARLGFAGSVALSVLMIPIVVRATEEMLKIVPNELREAAFALGVPKWRTILKVVIPTSVAGIASGVTLAIARVIGETAPLLVAVGVTTGVNLNPFDGRMATLPVFSYFSYATPGVPREPYLDRAWAAALVLIIIVMVLNLLARLIARAFAPKTR; via the coding sequence ATGACCATCGACACCGAGAAGCGCGACCCCGTGGTCGTCGAGCCCGCGGTGCTGGAGGTTCAGGGCCAGCTGCCCCGATTCGCCGTGCCCGGCGGCGTCGTCGCCGCCGCGGTGGTGGTCGGGGTCCTGTTGGCCCTGACCGGCTTCAACACCGCCCTGTGGGTCGTCGGCACCGCCGTCCTGTTCGCGGTCGGCCTCTACGCCGCGTCCCGAGCGGTGGAGGGCCGGCGCAAGGCCACCGACCGGCTGGTCACCGTCGTCGTCACCGCGGCGTTCCTGCTGGCGCTGCTGCCGCTGATCTCGGTCCTGTGGACCGTGATCAGCAACGGCCTCACCCGCTTCGACGCCGAGTTCTTCACGTCCTCGATGCGCGGGGTCGTCGGTGAGGGCGGAGGGGTCTACCACGCGATCCTCGGCACGCTGATCATCACTGCTCTCGCCGCGGTCATCTCCATCCCGATCGGCCTGCTCACGGCGGTCTACCTCGTGGAGTACGGCAAGAACAGCCGGCTCGCGCGGTCGATCACGTTCTTCGTCGACGTCATGACCGGCATCCCGTCGATCGTCGCCGGACTCTTCGCCGTCGCCCTGTTCACGCTTGTTCTGGGGCCGGGTGCCCGGCTCGGGTTCGCCGGCTCCGTCGCGCTGTCGGTGCTGATGATCCCGATCGTCGTGCGGGCCACCGAGGAGATGCTCAAGATCGTCCCCAACGAGCTGCGCGAGGCGGCGTTCGCCCTCGGCGTGCCGAAGTGGCGCACGATCCTCAAGGTCGTCATCCCCACCTCGGTCGCGGGCATCGCGTCCGGCGTGACGCTGGCGATCGCGCGCGTCATCGGGGAGACGGCGCCGCTGCTGGTGGCCGTCGGCGTCACGACGGGCGTCAACCTCAACCCGTTCGACGGACGTATGGCGACCCTGCCGGTCTTCTCGTACTTCTCGTACGCGACGCCGGGCGTGCCGCGGGAGCCGTACCTGGACCGCGCGTGGGCCGCGGCACTCGTCCTGATCATCATCGTCATGGTGCTGAACCTGCTGGCGCGACTCATCGCCCGCGCGTTCGCCCCGAAGACCCGATAA
- the pstC gene encoding phosphate ABC transporter permease subunit PstC produces the protein MSTDASPRPPQAAAPPPSKPVVQPGDRVFSGMAKGSGILILVVLAGVAAFLVAQSLPAIVAPAQDIQGGGGFVVYVWPLVFGTLLAAVIALVIATPLSVAVALFITHYAPRRLAAALGYVIDLLAAVPSIVYGLWGAYTFSIASVPFLLWLEDNLGWIPLFAGPASNAGRAMLVVGAVLAIMILPIITAVAREVFLQTPKLHEEAALALGATRWEMIRMAVLPFGRSGIISGAMLGLGRALGETMAVALILSISGGVTFNLISNGNPGTIAANIALQFPEASGLDVNVLIASGLVLFLITLGINSLARYIINRRREFSGAN, from the coding sequence GTGAGTACAGACGCCAGTCCGCGGCCACCGCAGGCCGCGGCCCCGCCCCCGTCGAAGCCGGTGGTGCAGCCGGGCGACCGGGTGTTCTCCGGGATGGCGAAGGGCTCGGGGATCCTGATCCTCGTCGTGCTCGCCGGGGTGGCCGCCTTCCTCGTCGCGCAGTCGCTGCCCGCGATCGTCGCGCCCGCGCAGGACATCCAGGGCGGCGGCGGGTTCGTCGTCTACGTCTGGCCGCTGGTGTTCGGCACGCTGCTCGCCGCGGTCATCGCCCTGGTCATCGCCACGCCGCTGTCCGTGGCGGTGGCGCTGTTCATCACCCACTACGCCCCGCGCCGGCTCGCCGCCGCGCTCGGCTACGTGATCGACCTGCTCGCCGCGGTGCCCAGCATCGTCTACGGCCTGTGGGGCGCGTACACGTTCTCCATCGCCTCGGTGCCGTTCCTGCTGTGGCTCGAGGACAACCTCGGCTGGATCCCACTGTTCGCCGGGCCCGCCTCGAACGCCGGGCGCGCGATGCTCGTCGTCGGCGCGGTGCTCGCCATCATGATCCTGCCGATCATCACCGCGGTCGCCCGCGAGGTCTTCCTGCAGACGCCGAAGCTGCACGAGGAGGCCGCGCTCGCGCTCGGCGCCACACGCTGGGAGATGATCCGGATGGCCGTCCTGCCGTTCGGGCGCTCCGGGATCATCAGCGGCGCGATGCTCGGACTGGGCCGCGCGCTCGGCGAGACGATGGCCGTCGCCCTGATCCTGTCGATCTCCGGCGGCGTCACCTTCAACCTGATCAGCAACGGCAACCCGGGCACGATCGCGGCCAACATCGCGCTGCAGTTCCCGGAGGCCAGCGGCCTGGACGTGAACGTGCTCATCGCGAGCGGCCTGGTGCTGTTCCTGATCACGCTCGGGATCAACTCGCTGGCCCGCTACATCATCAACCGACGCCGTGAGTTCTCGGGGGCCAACTGA